From the genome of Hyalangium minutum:
TCCCACTGGGTGAGGATGAGGTCGGCAAACGTGACGGGCAAGCCAGACTCGGGCGCGGCGAGCAGGGGGAGTCGCGCGGCCCAGTCCCGGAGTTCCTTCGTCCGGGGCTCTTGTGTGGGAAGGGCCTTGAGCAGCGTGTGGAGCGACTCCACCTGCTGCACCCAGCGGTCTTGGGAGAAGGGTTCGCTGATGGGGGGGGCCAGATACGCACGGTGGAAGCACATGAGGGAGCCTTCGATCAGCCACAGGGCGCGTGGCACGAGCTGATCCGAGACAGGGAGTTCCCGGTTCATGTTCGGCTGCGCATGTCCCGACAGCCAGCTCTCTTCGAGTACCTCCCACTCCCACAGCGTCCGCCATGCGATGGTGGGGAAGACCCAGAACTCACTCTTTTTCCAGGAGCCCTTGAGCAGGTGCCACCAGCGGGGAGCTGGAGAGGGGGACGCGGCGGCGTCGGGTTGCTCCATGGCGAGGTCATGGGCCACACGCAAAAAAGGCTCGGCGTCATTGGGAACGCCCGCAACCAAGCCGGCTCCTGTTTGACGAACCTGGGTGAAAGCCAGGTAGAGATTCTCGGTGATGGCGGAGTCGCGCCATCGCGCTTTCGTGAAGGACTCGTCCACACTCTTACGGAAGCGCTCAATGAACGGGGTCTCTTGCAGGACCACCCGGCCCTCGCGGAGCTGGAGCTTGGGCTCGAGGTCGCGCCTATCCCTCTCGTGGGTCCAGGTCTTCCAGAGCAAGGACAGGACCTGCGCTGCCTCTGGGGGCTTGGGTGCGAGCCGGACCTTCTCGCTTAGAGTCTTCAACAGCCAGAGCGGACTGAGCGCGAGCAGGCCCTGTCGGAAATTCGTGAAGTAGGTCGCAAGGGATGCGAAGGGAGTTCGAACGGAGCGGAGTTCCTTGAGCAGGTTGTGGACTTCGGGTTCCCGTAGTCCGCTCGGAGCGCGGAATTCTCTCTGGATGCGCTGGATGAAGGGGTGTGTCTCGAAGGCATCGTCAAGCTTGCGGAGCAGGGTCTCCAGTTCGCCAGGACCGATGGTGGATGAGTTGTACAAAGGTGTCTGGGACAAGGCCTCCTGCAGGCGCCTGCGTCGCTCCCAGCGCAATCCATTCGTGATGTCGTTCCAGCTCGCGCTGAAGATCCCCTCCAGGCAGTTGATCAGTCCATCGCTGAAGAGGAGCGAAAGGCCGCTTTCCGGGGCAGCGAGCAGTCCGAGGTGTTGCACCCACGTGGATATGGCGTTGTCGCGAGCAGTGCCCGTCATCTCCCGAAGCGCTCCAAGTTCTCGCTCCAGCCAAGTCCAACTCTGCTTCTCACCCAGATGAACGCTCTCGACAGGCTGGCGACGCGAGACGTGGATGGCGAGTCGCAAGAACAGCCACGCGAAGTCATCCGGGCGGTGGGTGGGGGGGGCGGGCCATGAGGTCGGAGTGGGCGCGTCTTCCAGTTCCTGGCGCCAGGCCTGTATGAATTGGGTCAGCTCCTGGTGCGTTCCCCAGTCCGGCAAGGGCCAATGCACCATGAAGGCCGCAGCCAGATCGTCGATGCGCGCTTCCGATCCCGAGGATTGAGTGCGGGCAACGAGCGAGGACATCGCAGGGAAGGCGGAGAACAGTGTCTCGCGAGATTCCGGCTCTTTGGTAGGGATGCGCTTCCACCGGATACGGGTGAGCGCACGTTCCACTTCTCGGCTGCTGATGGTGGGACCCGTGGAGTGGCCGTGAGGAGCGGCGGTGCGGGCAAAGTCGTTCGCGAGTCCATATGCCACCACGAGTCCATCGGACAGCCAGGCCATTTCATCAATGCCGCGTGTCTCAGGGTTCCACTCCGGCATGTACATCCTTAGGCGCGTCGGGTAGCCCAGGGAGATCAAGAAGTCCTCACCGATGGACCAGGGCAGGAACTGGGTTTCCAATTCGGTGTTGAACTTCTGAGCGTCGACGTGGAGGGCTGCTTCCCCCGTCTCGGTCTCCTCCAACCAGATGAGGTTGCGGAGCAATGCCCTGTCGGAGCCACTGCGCTCCGAAGCTTCGACAGCAAGCTCCCAGAGCTTCATGAGGGCGCGGGCGGTTCGGGGAAATTCTGTCCCGCTGCTGGTGAGGAGCTCATTCAGTGTGGACTTCAAGGACACCAGGTCCCGGAGCCTGTCGGGGAGGACCTGCGCGAGGCCGAGAGACCCCTCCAGGAGCAGCTTGGAGTCGAGGAGGCCTGTACCTCCTGGCATCTTGAACTGCTTCAACTGCTCCTGAATAGGCTCGCTGCGAGGGAAGGAGAGCCTCCGGCGCACCGAGATGGGAGGCAGCTCACACCGCTGTGGCGGCGGAATGACCTTGTCGTAGATGGCCCTGGGAAGGTTCCTGAGGGTTTGGGGTAGCGACTGCTCGGGGATCCTCTCCCTACGCGAGAGGTCGAGCAGGAGCGAGTCCTCGAAGAGCGTACTATCGCCGGTCATGAGGAAGGCCAGTCGCGGGTGATGGATCTTGCGCACCAGCGACAGCAACTCCGGCGTCCTTCGCGGGTTCATGTCCGCGTCATCAATGGCGAGCAGAAAGAGGGGGTAGTGGCCCTTGTCCCAGCGGCGCCAGCGTCGATAGTCATCCGCGAGCGCGTCGAGGAAGTCCCGGAAGGCTCCGGCCATCCGCATCCGATGCCGCTCCCCATGCTCGGCCTCCAGCGCATAGGCCTCGGGGTCGAGCCGAGTCTTTCGGATGTCCGGTCCATCCCAGCCCAGGGTCGTGACGCGGACGAACTCCCGCCACTTCTTGCGCGAGGGCTTCTCCTGAGCCTCTTCCCCTTGCCATGGCGCCGACGAGGAGGGGAGCGCCACGTCCTCCCCACCCTCCAGCGCGGCGACCACCCGCTCCAGGTGCCCGACGAGGTGGAGAAGCAGGTTGGTGGTCTCGGGCAGGGGCTCGAGGTCGACCAGACCCACTGGCACGATGGGGTAGCCCGGCTCGATGTCCCAGGATTCGGGCCGGAAGTCGCGCAGAGTCTTCACCTTGTTCGTCGCGGCCTTGTTGTAAAGGTTCAACAAGGTGACGAGCAGGGCGGACTTCCCAGAGCCCCGGCGCCCATCAATGAGGACCGTGGGGTTGAGGCGCTTCTTCTCGATGAGAGGCAGATAACCGTGGGCCCTGCTGCCCTTGGCGGGGGAGAAGGGCGCCTCGGCTAACTCGCGGAGGAAGCCGGTGGCACGCGTCCCCGCCTTGAGCTGATCTTCGGTGAGCTCCTTGGGCAGCAGGATGCGTGCTTCGGTGCGTGGCTGGAAGGGAGACTTGGGGTTCGTGTTGGACATGGCCCGGGTCGGTCAGACAGCACGGGCACGGACTGAAGCCGTGCTCTAGGTGTGGCGTGGCCCGGATTCTGGGCGCAGGCGAGCAGGGGCGGAAGTTTCTGGTGGGCGCGGTGGGTGACACTGGAACTCAGTAGCCGGGCGGCACCTCGTTCCCGCTAAGCCGTGCGAAGCCGTGCGCCAGCACCCCGCACTCCAGGTACCCGGCGAAGTCCCGCTCCATATACCGGGGCAGGCCTCTTCCCACCTCGTTCGCCTCCGCTAGCAGCGTGGTGAGGTTGTCCCTCACCGCCTCGTACAGCACCGGCCCCTCCGGCTGCCTCCTCCGGTACGCCCACCAGCGCTCCTCCACCTGCCCCTCCCCAGCTACACCTGTGCTCCCACGAACCTCCCTGGAGCACCGTGCGCCCCTGGTTCTGTCTCCAAAATGTCTCCAGGATTGGAGGGGACTCGGAGGGACAGGTGGGACTGCCGGGGATTCCCCCGTGGACTCGAAGTGCCCGGATTCACTCGCGATTCCTCGAAAGGCGTGTGCTCCCCCAAGCAGGAGAGGAGGAGGCGAGAGAGGGGAAGGAGGCAGCGGGCAGAACGGAGCGGATGAAGCAGAGGAGGCCGCGAGAGGACTTTTGCCGAGTAGCTGAGGAGGACGTTGGACTTCGACGTGTTGGCCTGCGTGAGGTGTGGAGGCAGGCTTAAGGGTGTTGGCGGGCCGTGAAGGGAGCACGAGGGGTGCGCGCGATTGTGAAGCACCTGGGCCTGGCCACAGCAGGTGCGAGGCGAGCCCCGGCGCGAGGGCCACCCCAGGCAGCGTGGTGTTGAGGCGCTCAAGACAACCCACAGGCCCAGCTCAGGCTCTTGCCGCGCCCTGATGGGAGGGGGGCCTGGGCAGCAGTGTGCCCTATGGGGGTGCTCGGCCCCCTCCACGGGCCTGGCACACAGCTCGGGCGGCTTCCGTCCGCGGCCCTCCTCGGCCCCTGCGCCCCAGCCCTCACCTTCAACCGGCCTCCCATTTTTCTGATGCTCACGTGGCCTTGTACGCCCAGCAGATGGAGGACGGGTCGGCCCAGTGGCGGAAGAAGCTCGGCCTCTGAGCACGCCTCACGGGGACGTTCCAGCGCCTACGGCACCATCCCCTCCAGGGCACTCTGCATGATCGCATCATGCCCGTAGTCAGGAAGGTGGATCCTGTCTGCGGGCGGCGATAGCAGCTTGCCCGCAAGCCTGCTCAAGCCGGGTTTTGTCGCGAGGCTGAGCGCGGCCTGCTGAAGCGCGATACCGGTGCGAGTCTGCGGCTGGGCAATGCGCGGGCCGAGCTTGGGCACGTCCTGCGCCTGATCCACGTAGGGCCGCATGATCCGCTCGTAGGCGGCGAAGGCTTCGGCATGATCCTCGTGTCGGCCAAGCTCGCCGGCGAGCACATAGGCACCGACAAGGGCCAAGCTGGTCCCCATGCCGCTAATGGGGGAGGCGCACCAGGCAGCATCGCCGGTCAGGACGACGCGGCCGATGGACCACCGATCCATCTTCACCTGGCCAATCGCCTCGAAGTAGAAGTCCCTCGCATCGTCGAGGCCGGCGAGTACGCGCGGTGTTTCCCAGCCCGCGTCGGCGAACTTCTCCTTCAGCATCGCCTTCTGCTCGTCGCGGGACAGATCCTCGTAGCCCACGGGCTTCTCTTGCAGCCCCAGAAGGGCGCGCGTGGTGCCGACATGGTCTGGGCGCAAGAAGACGCT
Proteins encoded in this window:
- a CDS encoding FAD-dependent monooxygenase; this translates as MKRHVLVTGASIAGPTLAWWLTRFGMSVTVVERAPEFRDGGQNIDVRGAGREVIRRMGLEDEVRQRSTGEVAIAFVDEENRVKAEFDAAQFGGNGPTAELEILRGELARLLVEHSHDRAEYIFGDRITVLDDKGDRVEVTFDKGGTRRFDLVIAAEGIGSSTRKLAFGDAVKRRPLDLYTAYFTIPKGSNDGKVARWFNAPGGRSVFLRPDHVGTTRALLGLQEKPVGYEDLSRDEQKAMLKEKFADAGWETPRVLAGLDDARDFYFEAIGQVKMDRWSIGRVVLTGDAAWCASPISGMGTSLALVGAYVLAGELGRHEDHAEAFAAYERIMRPYVDQAQDVPKLGPRIAQPQTRTGIALQQAALSLATKPGLSRLAGKLLSPPADRIHLPDYGHDAIMQSALEGMVP